Part of the Archangium lipolyticum genome, CCAGGGCTCGGCCCGGCGCTGGACCAGGTCCAACCGGGACAGGCGCATCAGCGTCCCGCGCGGCGCGAGCGCCAGCGCCCGGTCCTCGTGCACCGAGAGCACCAGCGAGAAGGCCGGCACGTCGAAGTGCGCCACGCACCGGCCCTCCAGCGTGAGCAGGCGCGCCCCCGCCTCGCCGAGCGCCACCAATACCCTCCCTCCGGACAGGGGCACCGCGTCGTGGATGGGCCAGGGCCCTCCCTCCGCCTCGTCGAAGGCGTGCGACACCGGAGTCCCGTCCAACGGAAAACCCCTGGGTTCGGGCTGCCTCGACAACGGAGGCAGGTCCGCCCACAGCACCGGATCTGCCACCTGCTGCACGAGGTGCTCGACGCCCCGGGACTTCAAGGGCAAATGGCCCGCCACCCAGTCCCGCAGCACCGCGCGCGCCGCCGGGCGCAGGAGCGCGCGGGGCTCCTCCAGGCCCCTCTTCTGTTCCACCTCGGTGGCCAGCAGCTCCGCGAAGGTGTGGCGTGCCGCGGCGCCCTCCGCGTCTTCTCCGTCGAGCAGCACGAGCGCCTTCGCGCGGGCCGTCTCGAAGCTGTCGGGGAAGGCCAGGACCAGCCGCGCCAGCAACCGCGCTCCGGTGACGCCTCCGGTCTCCAGGCCGCGCTCCAGCCACGCCCGCGTGAGCCGCCGCGCGTCCTCCACCGGCCACACCACGTCCACCGCGCGCGCGTAGTCCCCCGCCTGCGCGAGCACCTCGCCCCAGAGCAGCCGCAGGACACGCGCCTGCTCCGGGTGCGTGCGCTCCAACCGCACCACCGCGTCCGCGAAGGCCCCCCTGCGCCGGGCGATCTCCACCGCCCGGGCCACGTCCTTCGCCAGCAACCACTGCCGCACCACCAGCCCCGGCGCCAGATGGCGCCCCTCGGCCAGCTCCGCCGCCAGCCGCCACCGCCCATGGCGCTCCAGGAAGGAGACGGCCTCCTCGTCCTCGTGCAGCAGCTCGGCGAGGACGAAGGCCGCCTCCTCGATGCGGCCCTCGCGCTCCAGCTTCCGGACGGCCTGGCGGTAGCGCTCCTTCAGCGCCGCGTACACCTCGTCGCCACCGCCGAAGACGCTGGTCGCCCCTCCTCCCGGACCCGTCTGGATGGTGAGCTGCTCACGTGGACCCGGCAGCCCGAGCGAGAGCCGGGCCCGCTCCGACAGCCCGCCCTTGTTCAACGGAATCGCGTAGCGCAGCGCCTCGTCCAGGTTGCCCTGGTCGAAGAGGTCGAAGAGGCGCCGCACGTACTCCGCCTTGCGCCGGCCCAGCAGCGAGCCCAGTGGCGTGGAGGTGGCGAGCCACCGGGTGAGCCGGGAGAAGAGTCCCGGCCCCGAGGGAGGACGTGGCCTCGGTGCCGGAGCGGATGACGCGGACCCGTTCGAGGGCGCGGTCCCGGAGCCCTGGAAGGGAAGCAAGGCCGACAGGAACGCCGCCAGCATGCGCCCCAGCAGCGAGGGCCTGGAGGCAATCTCTCCCCCCTGAGCGGGCGCCGCGCTCCCGTCCACGGTCATCGAGCCCGGCCGTTGCGTCCCACCCATCCACCAGGCCCGGAACCGGGTGAACAGCCGCGAGAAGAACCCCGGGCGGCGAACGGCGTGCACCGTGCTCGTCTCCGGTACGGCGCGGCCCGCCATCCTCGCCTTCATCTCCTCGGCCTCGGGCGCGGGAGGACCGAGCCCGAAGCTGGCGCGCGTGGGGGCGGCAACGGGCGTGGGCTCGGCCACGGGCGGCGGTGGCGCGCCCAGGCCTTCCACGTGCACCACATCCCAGCCGGACACGTCGAGCCACGCCGACACGTCCACCCGCATCGAGGGCTCGAGCGGATGCACCCGCGCCGTCCCCGCGCGCACCAGCACGGCGGACCCGGGAGGTGGCGCGAGACGCTCGCGCTCGGAGGCGGACAGGGGCGCGGAGAGGAGGACGCCGTCCTCCAGGGTGAAGGGTAGGCCCGGCACCCCGGCGCACGCCATGGAGCGCGGGGACGGGAGCCTCAACAGGAAGCCCCCGGCGAGCGCATACACGCTCACGCCCGGAGCCCACGCGGCCAGCACGCGCCGGCGCGCCTCCGCCTCGCCCAGGAGCGCGGGGTCGAACCAGAGCGCCACGCCCTCCACGGTGCCACGGTGCACATGGGCGCGAGGCCCGGACCGGCGAGCGGCGCTCATGGCGTTCCTCCTGGGGTGGAGCGGAAGACGAGGGCCTTGTACGGGAAGCTCCACACCCCCACCTCGCCGCTCTTCGTCAACCAGGCCAGCATGGGGAGCGCGTGGCTGACGGACGCGCTGACGACTGGCGCGGAAGCCACCACCAGGGTCTCGGTGGTGCCGTTCCCGGTCACCAGGGAGAAGGTGCGCTCATCCTTCGCGAGCACCACCAGCGCCGGTGTCGCCGGCGAGGGGTGGGAGCACACACCGACCACCCGCATCCCGATGGGAGGAGAGAGCTCCGTCCGCAGCACCTTGTGCGACTGCTTCTCCAACCAGGTCAGGTAGCGCAGCACGCTCCAGCCACCGGGCTGGTGGCGCACCGCGAGGGGGTCCGCCTCGTCGAAGCCGGCTTTCGTCGCGTGACCGAAAAACGCCATCCCATCCCCGGCGAACCCGAGCTCCAGCACGGAGGCGTTCGCGGGCATCCACCGCTCGAGTTGCAACATGGCCGCGGCCTGCGACCCCCCCGGACCCCGGGACACGAGGTAGAGCACGCCCTTGCGCTCGGCGAGCGCGCTCACGCCCCGGGAGACGGGGACGACCCCGAGGCCGTGCTCCCGCTGCGTGAGCCGGTGCAGCACGCCCGCCGCATCCAGCACGTACACCGTCTCGATGTTCCGGCCCTGGTGTATCTGGGTCAGGGCCAGCAGGGGAGGCTCGCCCTTGCGAGGCAGCTGGAACGACTCGTCGCCCTCGGGCAGTGGGTAACCCGTGGCGCGGCCGGTGGAGGCGTTCTTCAACGTGCCGTGCACGTGCAGGGTGCGCCCGCGCAGCGTCACGGCGAGCAGTCCACCCTTGTGGCGCCAGCCCATGGCCACCACGGACTCGTCCCGCTGGGGCTGGAAGCGCTTGGGCCTGGGCGCGGTGGCGCGCGGGGACTGGGGGATGGACTGCGCCGCAACGCCGCCATCCGCGTACGCGAACAGCAGCCGCAGCCCATCCGCGGAGAAGCGCATGGTGCTCACGGAGCCCACGTGGGTGTCCAGCACGGGCGCGGCGGCGGCGGTGACGAACGGATCCCTCAGCAACCGCACGCACTGGGGCACGGGCGGCAGGTCCAGCACCACCTGGCGCGACGCGCGCGACGCGGGCCGCACCTCCACCGCGAGCCGCCGGGCCCCGGGCGCGATGACTTCCTCCACCGCCACGCGGGACAGGCGCTCGGTGCCCGGGAGCCGCGCGAGACGCGCGCCGCCCACCAGCCACACATCATCGGGAGCACGCCCGAGTTGGAGCACCTCGCTCCACGCGGCGAGCTGCGCGTCGGTGGGCGGAGAGGCACTGCCCGCCTTCAACCACTGGCCGACGGTGGCGGCATTGACGGTGGTGAAGGGCCCGTTCTGGACGGGGGACTGGAGCACGCCCCAGGCGAAGGCCGCGCCCGCCGCCTCGGCGCGCCGGGCGAGCACCACCAGCAGCGCCAGGTGCGCGATGCGCGGCGGGCCGAACTGGTCCGGCCCCGCGTCCAGCAGGGCCACGGTGCGACGCCCGCCCTGCGGCTGGCGGAAGGCGGGCCGGAGGTAGGCCTGCTCACCGAAGGCCGCGCGGCGCACGAACTCGTCCGGGGCCTCCAGGGCCATCAACCACTCGCTCACCAGCAGCCGCTCGGGCGAACCGCGCCGGGTGAGGCCGTCATAGCCGTGGAACTCGCCGCCCTCCGTCTCGGTGCGCGCGCGCATGGGGCCGATCGCCGCGGCCAGCCGCGCCACGTGGGTACCCAGGCTGAGCGCCAGGTCCTCGGGGAAGAGGGAGAGCTGGCCCGCCCAGGGACGCAGCGACTCGGGCAACTCGCTCACGGAGTGGCCTCCTGCTTCGCCAACCACGCGCCGAGGGTCTCACGGGACACGGGACGCGCGGCGCCCACGGGCACGAGCTGTCCCGAGCGGGGAAGCACGGCGAGCGGAGTGCCCGCCCGGGCGCGGGCGACGAGCGCGCGGTCGAGCAGCGCGGGGGACACGTCCGGGGCGAGCGTGCACGGCAGCAGCAGCGAGGGCGCCGCCGCGTCGCGCCCGAGGTAGACGGCACCATCCACCCACGGGAGGGACTCCGTGTCGCCCAGCAGCACGAGCACGCCGGGCCCGGCCACGCCGCTCCACCGGGCGAGCGCCGTGTCCTCCACCGCCAGCACCCGCCGCGCGAGCGCGAGCGCCACCGGCCCCACGCCCGCAACCGCGAGCGCTTGCAGCGGCAGGGCCCGAGGGCTCCACTCCACCGGTTGTTGAATCCGAGGCTCCATGTGAGAGCGCGCCTAGGCCGCCGCGGCCGGGGCCACCTGTGCCAGCGCGGCGCGGAGCTCCTCGCGCACGGTCTGGAGGTCCTCGGGCAGGGACTCGGGAGCGAAGCCCGCGTCCATCTCGCGCGCCACGCCCTCCAGCTTCAGCCGCCAGGAGGCGAGGGCCTCGGAGTCCGCGTCCGGAGGCCGCCCGGCGAGCACACTCCGTCCGGACTGGGCGATGCGCTGCGCGCGCGCGAGGGGCCCGGCGCTGGCCTCGAGGGCGGCGGCGGCGAGGGCGGAGTTCTCCGAGTGGGCCAGCAGCTCGCGCAGCACGTCACGGGCGAGGGCCTGTCCCTCCTTGGAGGGCACCACGTAGATGAGGGTCCACAGGTCGGCCACGCTGGGGGTGGTGCGCCCGGCGAGCGCGGCGGCGGCGGACACCAGCCGCTGGGCCTTCACCATGCGGCGGTCGCTCAAGCCGATGCCGGCGGCGCGCAGGGTGCGCAGCGCGTGGGCCAGGTGGGGGCGCACCGGCCCGAGGTCCGCCTCGCGTGCCGCGCGGGCCAGCACGTCCACGGCCTCCCATGACGCGGTGCGTGCCTCCGCGAACCGGGCCAGCGAGGCGCCTCCGGCCAGCAGGTCCTCCAACCGCGTGTCGGGCACGGACTCCACGAAGGTGCGCGCGAGGAAGCGGTCGGCGAAGGCGGCGAGCGCCTCGTCCTCGGGCAGGGCGTTGGAGGCGCCCACGCACACGCGCAGGGGGCAGTGCATGCGGGTGTGGCCGCGGCGGAAGACGCGCTCGTTGAGCAGCCCCAGCAGCGTGTTGAGGATGGCGGTGGAGCCGAGGAACACCTCGTCGAGGAAGGCCACCTCGGCCTCGGGCAGCATGCCGGCCGTCTCCGTCTCCACCACGCCCTCGCGCAGCTTGCGCAGGTCCACGGGTCCGAAGATTTCGGAGGGCTCGGTGAAGCGACCCAGCAGGTACTCGAAACAACCACCGCCGAGCGCTCGCGCGGTGCGTCGAACGGCCTCGCTCTTGGCGGTGCCGGGAGGACCGATGACGAGCAGGTGCTCGCCGGCCACGGCGCACAGGGCCACCAACTCCACCATGGCCTCGCGCTCCACCAGGCCCTGTCCGGCATCGGTGAGGGCCTCGCGTACGGAGGAAGCAGCCGCTTGGAAAGAGAGAGACATGGGTGTGACTCTACCCGGCTCCGGCACCGTGCCGAATGCCCGCCGGGTAACGTACGCACGGTGCGGGTGGACCTGACGGGGAGGGTCTGGGCTAAGCTCCGCGGCCACATGCGACACGTTGCGAGTCTCGGAACCCTGGTGGCGGCGGCGTTGTGGGCGGGGACATCGGCAGCGGCGGAGTGGAGGGGCTACGCCGCGGCCACAACCGGCTTCGTCATCGACCACACCTCCGGAGTGAGGGCCAAGGGAGGCGCGCTCCAGGCCTATGTGGGAGTGGAGGCGCCCTTCGGGCTGTCTCTCGGGGTGGTGGGTGAGGGCGTCGAGACGTGGGGCGCACGATTCCAGGGGCAGCAGTTGCAACTGGACTACCGCTCCCTGGGGCTGGAGATGCGGCTGCGCTTCCTGCGGGATGGAGGGGTGAACCCGTGGGTGGGGCTGCGCGTGTCGCAGAGCCGCTCCACACCGCTGACGCTGGACGACCTGGGGACGCCGCGGCGGATGCTGCACGACGGGTTGAGCACGGCGCTGCGAGTGGGAATGGACACGTGGCTGGGCGAGCACCTGGGCATCACGGCGTCGACGGCCTGGCAGTGGTGCGATGTGCGAGTGGACGGCACCACGGAGACGGGGCAGACCACCCAGTGTGCCAAGCCACTGCACACCATCCTGCTGGGCCCCACGCTGCGCTTCTAGGAGGAAAAACCCCCTCTCCCTCCGGGAGAGGGCCGGGGTGAGGGTATCCGCGCCCCGGGCTCTCCCCTCCGAGCCCAACTGTTCACTGTCGCGCGACAGCACCGTCGCGAAAAACGGGAGTACGCCCGAGGCCCGTGAACGAGGGGTAAAGGAGAGGCCCTATGAATCGCGAATACCATCGCTGGTACAGCGAGCGACTGGGCCGGGACATGGAGTTGCTGCTGTTCGGACACTCCGGGGAGCCGGTGCTGCTGCTACCCACGAGCAAGGGGCGCTTCTACCAGGCGGAGGACTTCGGCCTCATCGGGGCGATCGCGGACCGCATCAAGTCAGGGCGGTACGTGGTGGTGTGCGCGGACTCGGTGGACGAGGAGAGCTGGTTCAACACGTCCATCCATCCGCATGACCGGGTGGCGAGACACGCGGCGTACGAGCAGTACCTGTTGCACGAGGTGGTGCCGCTGCTGATGTCGCGCAGCACGGCAGGCCGGCTGACGCTGGGAGGGTGCAGCTTCGGAGGCTTCCACACGTACAACATCGGGTTGAGGAACCCGAACGTGTTCCGGCGGCTGGTGTCGATGGGGGGCAAGTTCGAGACGGAGGACTTCCTCGACGGCCACCACGACGAGAGCGTGTACTTCCATTCGAGCATGCAGTGGCTGCCGGGGGTGGGAGACTCGGCGCAGCTGGCGGCGCTGCGGCGGGTGGAGATGGTGCTGGCGGTGGGCGAGCACGACTTCTGCCGGCCGTCGAACGAGAACATGTCGAAGCTGCTGTGGTCGAAGGACATTCCCAACCACCTGGCCATCTGGAACGGAGGAACGCACGACTGGCCGGTGTGGCGGCAGATGATCCAGCACTACCTGCCGTGGTGAGACTCAGCCGCCCTGGCGCTCACGCTCGCGCAGGGCGACGAACTCGGCGACGAAGTCGAGGAACTTGCGGATGGCGCGCTCATGGTCGCCATCGCAGTCGCGCAGGTACTTCGCACCCCATCCCTCCGTGGGGAACTCGTGCTTCACATCCCGGAGCCAATCACGGAAAAGGCCGTACTCCTCATCCTCGATACCGTTGGCATTCTGGCAAGCGCGGTACCCATCGGTGAATGCCACCATCCGGATGATATCGATATCACCCAGATACATTGCCACATGTCCTCTCACTACATCCCGCCGCATGCGCATCAGATAATCGAGCAGATACACATGGCGGCGAGAGGCCTGGCCATCCGGAGTGCTTTCTCCGTTCATGGTTCCGATACTACCTTCCAAGCAAATCCCATCTCCGCATGAAGACGGGACAGGTAATCCGCTGATTTCATACCGAGCGGCCCTGTATAGGCGTCATAGACCATGTCCTCGACCCTGACGATGACATGATAGCCATTCTGCGTGATTCCTGGACTCTTGCCATTCGGCATGTCGAACACCATGTACTCCCTCTTCTCCAGAGCCCTGATGGCGACATACTCCGGCTTCTGCCCGAGCCTGGTGAACGCGGTATGGAGGATGCGCGCCACCTGCTGGCACCTGCCCGCGGTCTGACTCGCGGCGCTGTAGGCCACCTCCAGGTTCCGCAGCCAGACCGGAGCCACACGTCCCGTCTCGGCCTCGTACATCGCGATGGCCCCCACGATGTCTCCGCGAGCCAGACACGCCAGGAGCCGGGTCTGGATGGTGCTCGCGGAGAGCAGGCCGGGCTGAATCCACGAGACCGCCGTCGAGGGCGTTGCCGCCCTGGCCGGACCGGACACGAGGCCAATGACCAACAAGAGCCCTGACACCCACGCACACGGAATTCGCATGCGTCGATGCTAGGACGTCCGCCGCTCACGCCTCCAGCGGCCGGAGCGTTCCGGCGCTCTGGCGGTTGAAGCGCCAGAAGAGCGCGAGCGCCACGCAGGTGAGTCCCGCGCACAGGCCCCACCAGATGCCCACCACGCCGAGCTTCATCCCGAAGCCCAGCAGCAGCGCCACCGGCAGGCCCACCACGTAGTGCCCCACCATGTTGGCGACGAACGTGAAGCGCGTCTCCCCCGCCCCGCGCAGCACGCCCGCGCCCACGCCCTGCACGCCGTCGGAGATCTGGAACACGGCGCACACCATCAGCATCGGCACCACCAGGGACATCACCTCGGGCGGCGTGCCCATGAGGTGCGCCAGCGGCCGGGGGAAGAGCGCGAACATCAATCCGCTCACCGACATGAAGACCGCTCCCGAGGCGAAGGCCATCAACCCGCTCAGCCGCGCCTGGGGCGTGTTGCGTGCCCCCACGGCCCAGCCCACCCTCACGCCTCCCGCGTTGCCGATGCCCAGGGCCACCGTGAAGGAGAGGCTGCCGTAGGAGATGGCGATCTGATGCGCGCTCATGCTCTCCGGGCCCAGCCACCGCGCCAGCACACCCGCCAGCGAGAAGACGCCCACTTCCGCCGCGATGTGCAGGCCGATGGGCAGACCCACCCGCAGCCCCTGGAGGATGTCGGCTCGCACCGGCCGCACCGAGGGCATGCCCCCGGGCACCGGCACCTTGCCCACCGCCCACGCGACGAGGCCCCACTGCAGGATGCAGCACAGCAACGTGGCGATGGCCGAGCCCTTCACCCCCAGGGCCGGAATCAGGCGCAGCGGCCCGCACCAGGCCGGCAGCACCTCGCCGCCGAAGACGAGCAGGATGTCCGCGCCCAGATTGAAGAGGTTGGCGACCACGGTGGCCATCACCAGCGGGCGGGTGAGCGCCGCCGCCTGGAGATAGGAGCGCGAGGTCATGAAGAGCAGCATCAGCGGCAGACTGGGAGCCCGCCAGGCGAGGTAGTCCCCCACCTCGGGCAGCTCCGCGAAGTCCACGCCGAACAGCGGCAGCATCCGAGGCACCACCGCCAGCGGCACCGCCAGGATGGAGCCCACGATGATGGCCAGGTAGCTGCCCTGCCAGTAGAGCGCCCGGGCACGGGGCGCGTTACCGGCACCGAAGGACTGCGACACCAGCGGATCCACCCCCATCATCAGCCCCATGGCGAAGCTGCTGACGGCGAAGAAGATCGCGGTGGACAGGCCCACCGCCGCGAGCGCCTGCGTGCCCGCCCGGCTCACCACCGCCGTGTCCACGAAGCTCATGAGAGACTGGCCCGCCTGGGCGATGGCGATGGGCAGGGCGAGCTTCCAGAGTTCCTTGAGCTCCTGGCGACGAGTAGGGAGTGCGGCGGACATGGGCGGGCTCGCCTATAGCGGGTTTCCACGGCGGATGCGCGGTGTCCTTTCTGGACGCCGCCCACCACGCTCGCCTGACCCATGAGCCCGCCGCATGCTCCCCCGACAACCGACCCGACTATTTACAGGTCCACTCCTTGGGAGGGCACTCCACGCACAGCCCCCGTTCGGGTTGGGGTCCGAGCATGCAGGCCCCGCCGCACGTGGCGACGATCCGGCCGGTGAGCCCTTCCACGTAGTAGTAGGGCCCATCCACCTCGGACCGGCAGTTCACGCCAACGAGGCCCGCGCAGCGCTTGTCGACCTCGCACTCCTCCGGCAGGGCGAGCAGGTTGAGGTATCCATCCTCCGCCTTCCCGCACCCGCCGCCCGCCAGGAGCAGGCCCAGCGAGGCGGCGAGCACGGTGGCCCGGCGAGAAGTGTGATGAGAGGGAGTCGGTCGAGTCTTCACGGTGAGGACACTCCGGGTGTGGATTCGCGGCGTCATGGAGAGGTGGAGGAGCCAGGCGCGAAGCGCACGGTGGCCAGCGGCGTGGCGAGGTTGCTCACGTGGGACACGCGCACGCCCGCGTCGGAGATGGCGTACACATAGTCGTCCGCCATCACACTGCGGCGCACGGCGGGCGAGTACGTCCAGCTCCACAGGTGGGAGCTGTTCGTCTGATACACGTCCTTCATGGAGATCGCCCCCACCGGGGTGAAGCCGGTGGAGGGGTTCACGCGGAAGACGCGCAGGTCGCTCACGAAGCCGCCCCAGTAGTCACCGCCGTAGGACGGCCGCACCCAATCCGTGAAGGGGATGGCCAGCAGCCCCTTGGCCGGGAAGTAGTTGAAGGCCTTGTGGTTGTAGAGCGACTCGCTCCAGCCGGAGGCCGTGCCCACCAGTTGCGTGAAGGCCTCGCGCGGGTGTGCCGGGTCCGTCACGTCGAAGAGGGACAGCTTGACGGCGCGCGTACTCCAGTCGCCGTTCTCCGGCACGTTCATTCCCACCGTCAGCAGGTGCGTGGTGCCCAGTGGATGGATGTACGTGGAGAAGCCCGGCACCTTCAGCTCGCCCACCTTGCGCGGGTGCGCCGGGTCGGACAGGTCGAAGGTGAAGAGCGGATCCACCTGCCGGAACGTCACCACGTAGCCCTTGTCGCCCAGGAAGCGCGCGCTGAAGATGCGCTCGCCCTTGGCCAGCTCCTCGCTCTTGCCCAGGAGCCTCAGCTGGCCGCCCTCTTCCGCATAGGTGGCGACGCGGTTGGTCGTCTCGAGACGGCCCCAGGAGTTGCCGAGCTCCGACACCCGCGAGGAGATGGTGGTGGCCACGCGCAGCACACCCTCGTGCTCGTCCATGCTGAACTGGTCCAGCAGGTGTCCCTCCACGGTGCCGCTGGCCGCGTACCGCGTGCTGTGAGGCTGGCTCAGGTCGAGCTTGTGCACGTAGGTGTGGTCCTTCTGTCCCGCCTCCGGCCACCACCACCAGTGCGGCGTGGCCATGTAGAGCGCGCTCTCGGTGGCGTACACCTCGCCCGGCTCGGCCACCAGCGAGGTACGGCCCGGGGCACGCGCGGCCTCCGCGTCCAGGTCGATCGACGCCACGGTGACGATGCCCAGCCGGGTGGGCGCGTTCGTCTTGTGGAAGTCACCGCAGTCGTAGCCCACCGTCTCCACCGAGCCGTCCGGCCGCTTGAAGCGGCCCTCGGGCAGCCAGTCGGACAACGCGCGCTCGCGGATGAGCTGCTCGTTCTGTCCCTTCAGCTTGTCGATCTCCTTCTCCAGCCGGTCCTGGTCCTCCCAGAGCTCCTGGGAGTAGTCGGGCCACCAGCGGATTCCGGTGGGCCAGCGGAACTGGTCGCGCATCACCAGCCGCACCGAACTGCCCGCCATCCGCGCGTTGTGGTAGCCGCCCGGCAGGTACAGCTGCCCCGTCACCTGGGGCGCGTCCAGGTTGGACACGTCCACCGTCGTCACCTTGGTGTGCGTGGCCCCGTAGCCACCGCAGGGGCCCATGGGCGCGCACGAGGAGCCACTGCTCTTGCCTCCATTCATGTCCGGACGCGGCTCGTACACCTCGGAGAAGACGACCACCTTGTCTCCGCGCAGGAACATCTCCCGCGGCCAGCCCTCGAGCGTCAGCGCGGACGCCGCGTGCAGGGACTCGGCCGGCCAGGAGCGGTGCGCGTACAGCTTCTGCCCCGAGAGGACGAAGATGCGCGTGCCGTCGTTCTTCACGAAGTCCGCCTCGTCCACCCCGGCCACCTGGTTGTTGGTGCCGGTGTGGTTGTTCGGAGCGGATGGGGCACCACCCGGAGCGCCCGTGCTGGGAGCCGGAGCGCCCGCGGAGTCCTCCGCGCCACCGAACCAACCGCCCCGCGTCTTCCAATAGG contains:
- a CDS encoding bpX6 domain-containing protein, translated to MSAARRSGPRAHVHRGTVEGVALWFDPALLGEAEARRRVLAAWAPGVSVYALAGGFLLRLPSPRSMACAGVPGLPFTLEDGVLLSAPLSASERERLAPPPGSAVLVRAGTARVHPLEPSMRVDVSAWLDVSGWDVVHVEGLGAPPPPVAEPTPVAAPTRASFGLGPPAPEAEEMKARMAGRAVPETSTVHAVRRPGFFSRLFTRFRAWWMGGTQRPGSMTVDGSAAPAQGGEIASRPSLLGRMLAAFLSALLPFQGSGTAPSNGSASSAPAPRPRPPSGPGLFSRLTRWLATSTPLGSLLGRRKAEYVRRLFDLFDQGNLDEALRYAIPLNKGGLSERARLSLGLPGPREQLTIQTGPGGGATSVFGGGDEVYAALKERYRQAVRKLEREGRIEEAAFVLAELLHEDEEAVSFLERHGRWRLAAELAEGRHLAPGLVVRQWLLAKDVARAVEIARRRGAFADAVVRLERTHPEQARVLRLLWGEVLAQAGDYARAVDVVWPVEDARRLTRAWLERGLETGGVTGARLLARLVLAFPDSFETARAKALVLLDGEDAEGAAARHTFAELLATEVEQKRGLEEPRALLRPAARAVLRDWVAGHLPLKSRGVEHLVQQVADPVLWADLPPLSRQPEPRGFPLDGTPVSHAFDEAEGGPWPIHDAVPLSGGRVLVALGEAGARLLTLEGRCVAHFDVPAFSLVLSVHEDRALALAPRGTLMRLSRLDLVQRRAEPWCDARVDAFAPVYDGGLWFLAVEDTVMAVDVLASDLRALWRVSRVGGPVVALAVGPSEMSFASAGSEGPERWSYSLPDPTLRSRQVLPLGEDALVRWLSLGMDGAMVVLTDAGARWFSAYGRANPVPTLPEMELEALFLGGSWVAALERTPVGIGVRLLERARGGVRALFLFEGATPVSVRFLQDALLLFDTSGRLVRVDLARGVVRRMVPR
- a CDS encoding bpX5 domain-containing protein, yielding MEPRIQQPVEWSPRALPLQALAVAGVGPVALALARRVLAVEDTALARWSGVAGPGVLVLLGDTESLPWVDGAVYLGRDAAAPSLLLPCTLAPDVSPALLDRALVARARAGTPLAVLPRSGQLVPVGAARPVSRETLGAWLAKQEATP
- a CDS encoding AAA family ATPase codes for the protein MSLSFQAAASSVREALTDAGQGLVEREAMVELVALCAVAGEHLLVIGPPGTAKSEAVRRTARALGGGCFEYLLGRFTEPSEIFGPVDLRKLREGVVETETAGMLPEAEVAFLDEVFLGSTAILNTLLGLLNERVFRRGHTRMHCPLRVCVGASNALPEDEALAAFADRFLARTFVESVPDTRLEDLLAGGASLARFAEARTASWEAVDVLARAAREADLGPVRPHLAHALRTLRAAGIGLSDRRMVKAQRLVSAAAALAGRTTPSVADLWTLIYVVPSKEGQALARDVLRELLAHSENSALAAAALEASAGPLARAQRIAQSGRSVLAGRPPDADSEALASWRLKLEGVAREMDAGFAPESLPEDLQTVREELRAALAQVAPAAAA
- a CDS encoding esterase family protein; this translates as MNREYHRWYSERLGRDMELLLFGHSGEPVLLLPTSKGRFYQAEDFGLIGAIADRIKSGRYVVVCADSVDEESWFNTSIHPHDRVARHAAYEQYLLHEVVPLLMSRSTAGRLTLGGCSFGGFHTYNIGLRNPNVFRRLVSMGGKFETEDFLDGHHDESVYFHSSMQWLPGVGDSAQLAALRRVEMVLAVGEHDFCRPSNENMSKLLWSKDIPNHLAIWNGGTHDWPVWRQMIQHYLPW
- a CDS encoding MATE family efflux transporter, translated to MSAALPTRRQELKELWKLALPIAIAQAGQSLMSFVDTAVVSRAGTQALAAVGLSTAIFFAVSSFAMGLMMGVDPLVSQSFGAGNAPRARALYWQGSYLAIIVGSILAVPLAVVPRMLPLFGVDFAELPEVGDYLAWRAPSLPLMLLFMTSRSYLQAAALTRPLVMATVVANLFNLGADILLVFGGEVLPAWCGPLRLIPALGVKGSAIATLLCCILQWGLVAWAVGKVPVPGGMPSVRPVRADILQGLRVGLPIGLHIAAEVGVFSLAGVLARWLGPESMSAHQIAISYGSLSFTVALGIGNAGGVRVGWAVGARNTPQARLSGLMAFASGAVFMSVSGLMFALFPRPLAHLMGTPPEVMSLVVPMLMVCAVFQISDGVQGVGAGVLRGAGETRFTFVANMVGHYVVGLPVALLLGFGMKLGVVGIWWGLCAGLTCVALALFWRFNRQSAGTLRPLEA
- a CDS encoding beta-propeller domain-containing protein gives rise to the protein MHGKNRGWLGLALLGLVGCGDKGDIPGNQPVQMKARLESFQSCEALESYIEDAAVLDMRTTLEQSKPSYWKTRGGWFGGAEDSAGAPAPSTGAPGGAPSAPNNHTGTNNQVAGVDEADFVKNDGTRIFVLSGQKLYAHRSWPAESLHAASALTLEGWPREMFLRGDKVVVFSEVYEPRPDMNGGKSSGSSCAPMGPCGGYGATHTKVTTVDVSNLDAPQVTGQLYLPGGYHNARMAGSSVRLVMRDQFRWPTGIRWWPDYSQELWEDQDRLEKEIDKLKGQNEQLIRERALSDWLPEGRFKRPDGSVETVGYDCGDFHKTNAPTRLGIVTVASIDLDAEAARAPGRTSLVAEPGEVYATESALYMATPHWWWWPEAGQKDHTYVHKLDLSQPHSTRYAASGTVEGHLLDQFSMDEHEGVLRVATTISSRVSELGNSWGRLETTNRVATYAEEGGQLRLLGKSEELAKGERIFSARFLGDKGYVVTFRQVDPLFTFDLSDPAHPRKVGELKVPGFSTYIHPLGTTHLLTVGMNVPENGDWSTRAVKLSLFDVTDPAHPREAFTQLVGTASGWSESLYNHKAFNYFPAKGLLAIPFTDWVRPSYGGDYWGGFVSDLRVFRVNPSTGFTPVGAISMKDVYQTNSSHLWSWTYSPAVRRSVMADDYVYAISDAGVRVSHVSNLATPLATVRFAPGSSTSP